The Diceros bicornis minor isolate mBicDic1 chromosome 36, mDicBic1.mat.cur, whole genome shotgun sequence genomic interval tgcttgtgcatgtacctcccagctgcgataagatgataactttgttcttttgagttccttaggaatgtgatgacccccaaacagagattCTATATTGATAGCCATCgacagtgaaaactgaaagatctggtgtggcactctcagtctgtaacaccagaaggtcaacattcctaaccacCTCCCCTGTAACCCACCAGCCTATGTAACTGCTATAAGATCTTCTGCCCCCTtgagatgttttttttttcagacattagtcagccatcttccctcttgctagcaagctgtaataaaaaagtcctctCTCTCCTACTACCTTgactcttgactattggcatgtcttgcagagGGCAAATGAACCCCCTTTTTGGGCAGTAACAATTTGGTGTCCCAGGTGGAACGTTATGTCCTGCTTGTGGCCAGCTGACCTTGGACGGGTGACCTGTTGGGTAAGTCCTTAGCAGCTGCGGAGGCTCTCTTGTCTCAGGGAACTGCCCTTCCTGCTTTCCCAGACTGATGCCAGCTGCCTCCTAATGCTGATTGTGCTAGGAAGAGAAACGGCTACCTCTGGTGGGTCAACAGGCTCAATCTGGAATAGGGTAAGTCACCTCGAGGACTCATGAActctcttcccctccatctggggtcCTTCCATTTGCAGCAGGGCCGTCTGGGGTCCTTCCATTTATGGCAGGGCCATCTGGGGTCCAATAGGACCATCTGGGTGTGCACTCGGAGTGGGAACAGTTGTAGGACTTAATACCCTAAATCTGGGAACTAGTTCGCCGGTGTctggtttttctgtgtctgtctctgtgtctgtgttggtaaATAGCTTAAAATTGGCTGCTTGGGGACTGAATTTCTTGGTTATCATAAcaaactctctttagaaattacTTTGTTTGTTATGGCCACCCTGGGAAAAGcccctaaaatggagataactgtaAACAGCTGGCAAGAAAACTCTGGATAATTTAAAGTTACAGTAGCCATTTTGGGCTCCTTTTGAGCTTTTGaagcaagaaacaaagaaatctttaaagagtcaaAGGCTCCACCCCTGGGAGCTCCCCTCTAGTTTCCAGGCCTGATCACCCTGGCAACCCCAAGCGAGTTGTCTCTTGGTGGTTCTGGTTTCTGGTTTAAACTGTCCTGCTGGGATCGTGTACCCCAGCACGAGAACTGTTGTTTCAGTGACCCTTGTCTTGATAACCCTTGGGAATAAGCCATGAGGGTGAGGCCTGATCACCTCTTTCCCTTCTGTGTCTGTTTCGTTCATCACCTCCTCTCTTGTCACCAAGTTGAAGTTAAGTTcaggctggacctgagcagaACCTGCACCTTCTGTAAAAATCGAGAACTTGAAAAACATTCTGACAGGAATTTAACTCTCAATCGTGGTGTTGGGACTCCTGGCCCCAAGCCTGCTCCAGGCCTTTGCCTCTTGCCTCCCTGGCTTGCTTTGTGCCAGCTCAGGGACTAAGTGCCCAGGCTGAATGGGACTTGACTAAATCTTATAGCTATACTGACACCTGCAGTTGGGCTCTGCACCCTTCTCTAGGCTCGCTGTCAGTGGGACATCGGCTTTCGGCCATGGGGAATGCCCCAAGCATCCCCAGAGACTCACCCCTCTTGTGCATTTTAACTAATTGGAAACACTTTCTATTGGATGAGTtatgccccagaaactccatcttggagaaaacttgagtggtttctctgtgcctttgtgatgtagttggacaggtagatcaacctataatgtcatttGAGTTACAACTCAATTTCTGAGAAATAAGAGCatttgtccttaaaaaaaaatccttgtaaaACTAGAAAAGCAGCTGTAGAGGCAGTTCAAATTCCATCCAGTTCCTTTATCTCAGAAAGGGTTatcacctcacctctctgggaAATGTTATCTAGCTCATTagcaattcctaagactgaagcagaaaaaacagaaaaacgcCAAAAAATGGCCATAAGAGCACCCTCACCAGAAATCTAGCATCTTGACTGTCTTGTCCACAAATATCAGTAAAAAAGTCTTAAAACAAAACATGGATTCATATCTAGGGAGCTTTGtattactgtacctgattcataacagtgatttttaaaacaatagctgtggagactctgtgtatgtgtgtctatatgtatgttacatacatgtgatattttacctttggATGGTATGGCCAAAATTGAGAGCcctgtttaattggcttaaagtaagcacttacataaattctaaatgtaatagaaattaacccaaatgtctttaaGTTAACAcgatataaattaatctttggtaaatgagagctggtttaagtttgttggtttgattgaaataggcaTGTCCTCAGACTTGCTAGTATTTGGATATGATGCCAATATGCAgcctgggtttactagtcaaataagctcatgttatctgTTACAAATTCGTCAGCAAAAAAATAGCTTTAAATGGtagctaattttgtctaataTCTCATAAAGTTTTTGTGGGTAATTGAAACACAATTGTTGGAAACAAATGATTTATATAGATGAAAATGGGTTAGCATTTTTGGGcacaataattatgttttgtggtctgtatacttgaaaatacagcttccaaattttttttggtaacttaaaactttagagttttactaaattaagttaaatgataaaaatttgttgagtatctgggtcattttcaaataagataaaatactgaaacattattgcTAAATATATCTAAGTTTTTCTACTTTTGCCTTctaattacagaaaaactaaaagatgttttagTCTATTGGTAAATGTCTTGTGTTTTGTTAAAAGATTGTaccataaagtaacatattttcagaaattataaaaagtgtttataaatttgtcaagccagaatactaatgtaaaagaaagtttataattgctaacttagtttttacttaaaaattaagatttctaagggttaaaaactctaatatgtgattaaggctactaaaaattaataaggaaaacatctttgtattcaaggaaagtaagatgtatgttttcagtaaataaggtataaataatggaaatatttttatttgttttgttaagaaagataagtttgtcctaaagtactagctgggaaggaaggaaggcaagggacaaattctgaatgtaaaaagaaaattatagaaggtttgtggaagaggaaccttaaaaaaataaagagttttatgcatggtcaagttggctgtgattaaagtaaatccaattaagtaaatgacttttaatgtcaaaagtaagctggtgcaaaattagaatttggttcttTCTCTCTTAAAGAGATAATTTTCCTAAATTTTAGTCTGCTTTTGGTAGAGAAATTATGAAAgctttttgtgttttatcaaaagaaattttctgtattgtttttatcaggtctttaatcacaggtgctaaggtttttcttacagctatttaattttctgcatttgcctgaaaatctttaactgtcaccatggttaaatggatgcctaagcattgtttcatagggacctatgatattgtgtgggtaaatgttactaatgtaaatgctttaaaaaatatataacattcctagaattctgatctgtcctggttatcagtcataattcaaGTTATTATCTTGAAGTGTTGTATGTCATGggaattaaccaaatttctttgtcaattgccactTTGGGGTCTTGTTtatagacagttattgttttactctgatgcttttgcaaatgttttcgtctttagaaaaattcatggaaaggactctgacacttactctagaacATAGATTTCTGATAAACTCTCTGATTATAAAACTAAACTGGgtgagaaattacagaactctaacagagaGACTGATGAcctcatgaaactgctaacagattaagatcaagaattggTTACactggactgaatgaactgatgagaatGATTAcaaattttatgacttttttgaaatattgctgattttttgatgttttgtttttttccagatttaagaaacattttccctttcctctcaagctaactatgacttatagcaatttggtaagtTATACcattgtaagcagaattgaaacatttgttttttttctccctacctgatccctccagaatttgtaaaaatcttagtgagtgagtattgttttcatggcattATAGTTATTTgtgtaagttcaataagaatctgttctccttataacaggacacaattggaaacattgattATATTACAAAAACTTTGAGTGGAATATCATATTTACGGAAAAcatacagactcagatatgacaagacagcttttgaggaataaaggttgactttctggaataaagccacttggaaatattttccTGATACCTTGTTTACAGAAGTTCCAAGCAATTTTACCAGGATGAGTAAGAaaggtcacttatctggcaggtgcctggaacctcaatattttggggaacctcaaaagaagagaggaatcaCCCAAATCTATATGTATTACAGGcaagtctgatgacaaagtccTTCGCTTGGCTTTcatggcctcgagaggccttcaaagttcaatctgagattccttataaagagttcctccaaagcagatttaaaagagcctgtaTGATCAGTTGCTAGTCTTGCTGCACTTACGTAAATAACCGAATCAacttttattgaaactagacttattttgcaaaccagttaaTCTTAAtgtggctatctttggtaaaaatgaaggtgattttagaaagaaaaattatgtttcaatagaaactgtaATACCTTTTTGTAGATACTGAATTCTgattctgttaattgtctttgaggtttttgttatatttgttaactggactggatcctgaattcttctagtctcctgaaatgtctggctacaaatctccaaactaacgttttcaattttttttccatcattctcATTTGGAATTACTGAGAACTaatctgccctttttcctgaagccttacaaactgaagctggtggatgtgatataaacttaagagagattcataTCTGTTGCTAggtaagccactcagaaaggaTGCCTAAACactcgatgacatcatcagacacattttaagctgcaaaagatgctttggcactgacatctagaaatcttcttgactgacTGTTCCCTGGAcccagaaactggtttataatttgcacccactattaactttgtttttctttttgtcttattaaatacctggttaTTTGCTTACACAATATATGCCTAACTTGGGGAACCCACCTGCATCACTgtcttactaagagactggttcaatgagaTGGAACATCCTATGCCCCTCATCAACAGGATGTCCCTCAAGATTGAGGGATTGAACAACAAAAAGGGGGAactgataccggctcaacacaaggCTGACATGAGCGAAGCCATATTGTaggaaagaaaccctattgtaattttgaatgacctctgactaagtaacccagctggatatgccccctccaggagatctaactgctctgtagattttacgagcCCTGCTTGTGCATATACCTCCTAGCTGTGACagaatgataactttgttcttttgaattccttaggaatgtgatgacccccgaacagagagtctatgctgatagccatcatcaatgaaaactgaaagatctggtgtggcaactcccagcctgtaacaccagagggtcaacattcctaaccccctcccctgtaacccaccagcctatataactgctgtcaTATCTTTTGCCCCCTTAAgatgttttttttcctcagacattagtcagccatctacCCTCTTGCttgcaagctgtaataaaaaaaaatcttttctctcctactaccttgcctcttgactgttggcatgtcttgtggtgggCAGATGAACCCCCTTTTTGGGTAataacaaatgtgtgtgtgtgtgcgcacacatgtttatgtgcatgtttgtgtgcatgtgtgtgtgatttaAATCTCTGCTCTCCACTTTATAAAAACAGCTGATTCCAGGACTGGAGCATGGAAAGTATAAGTGAGCCTGAAACATCTAACTGTGCCTGAAATCAAGGATGTGACCTAAAACTGAAGGAGAAAGAACAAAGGACATGGGGGTGGCTTGAATAGGCACCCTCTGGCCAATTTGGAACAGTTTGAGCATCAAAAGGAATAATGATGGGAATGAAttgtaacaatttttaaaagtgtgcctgaattcatactgatatttaaatgaataaatcaaagtagGGAAAAAGCTTTTCTTTAAAGAAGAATGTAAACTAATCAATGTAGAAAAAAGataggaaaattttttaaattaccattTACAGTCACCATCATAATTACTGATTTAGTAAGAATCATCAATGAATGTTAAAATTCTTAGATAAAATATCATTAGGAAACAGGATTTTCACACAATTTCAAAATGTCACTCCACCGTTCCTTATTaatcacaaagaagaaaaaacatcttTATCATAGAGAAACCTGGCGAATATATCCTAACCAAGGGATCTGACTTAAATCACcaattttgtcattatatacCCCCAGATGTGATGGCATGAGGACACAATGTTACTTATGTaatgttcttgccaaaaatgttttatctgaatctaatcatggGAAACAATatgataaatcaaaattgggagcattttgtaaaataactggtgtggaatcttaaaaaagtcagagacatgaaagacaaaaagaggCTGGGAACTATTGTAGATTAAGAAACTGGAGTTATGACCAATGCAGGTGTGATCCTTGACTGACTCCTGGATTAGAGGGGGTTGGGGGACGGGGGGCAGTAAGAGAAAATTTGTAAAAGTCATTATTGAGAAAATTGGGGAAATTTAAATATGAACTGTATTTTAGATGAAAGCATTGTTATgtgttaaatttcctttttgtgaTAATTATATTGTGGCAATGTAGAACGCCCTCTTAGGAAATATAAGCTAAAGTATAGAGGATGAACTGTCATTAAGTCTGCAATAGATTGTAAATATTTCAGCACATATGTGTGTGGAAAACTGTTCACAATCCATCAATCTATGTCAAAGGTATATGGGTGCTCAGTGTACTGtccttgcaatttttctgtaggtttgaaagttttcaaaataaaaagttggaagAAATAACAAAATCCTGCCCTTATGGAACTCACATCCTGGTGGTACTCACGGTAAATAAATTACATGCTATATTAGGtgttaagaaatagaaaaagaaaccagGAAAGGAGGGTGAAGTAGGGGAGAAATGGCTCACAGACTAGTCAAATTAGGCTTCAATGAAGTGGTTAATATtgaggagtcttgaaaaaagtgAGAGTGAGTCATGGATGTATCTAGAAAAAGAATTTTCTAGGAAGAAGGAACAGTTTAAGGACTTGGTGGGAGCATGCCTGGTGGGCTCAAGGAACAGCAAGGGAGACTCGGAGGCTGCAGAGAGCAAGCAATTGGGTAAATGAGATCAGAGGTGCTGAGCACATCTTTGGGGCCTGGTAGGCTACTGGAGGGTGTTTCTTCTGGTGCATTCGGAGCAGAGGAGTGAAATGATACAATCACTCCAGCTGCTGCGTTGAGAAGAGATATTGAGAGGAAAATGTGGAAGCAGGCCACCAGTCAGGAGGCAACCCAGGGATCATCTGGATTCCAAGTAGTAGGAAACGTGGAGAAGGACAGTGAAATTCTGGGCTTATTCAAAGGATTTACTGACTAATGGACATAAGGTGTGAGAGGGAAGGGAATAAGAGTGACTCCAAAGTGTTTAGCCTGAGCAACATGAAGAATGGAGTTGCCGTGAGCTGTGATGAGGAAGATATGGACAGGCCGGTAGGGGAACACGTCAGGACTTGGTTTTGAACCCAAGTATGGGTTCACCTATTTAAATATATGAGTAGAGTTGTCATATGGACAGCTGGCTATATGAATACAAAACAGAATTCTGTGGAGATTTAAATTTGGGAGTCTAAAGCATGTAGATGATAGATAAGTATGTAAATTGTAAAGCAGAAAGTTATTTGTCAGGATATTTAAATGTGCACAAATACACACTCAAGTTCACTCTGTAAAATGTGTGAGAGGGACAAGTACAGGTTTAGGGCTGAAAAAACACCAGGTTGAGTGAGGATGAGGTATGTCGAAATACTAAAATACACCCCCTCTGTCAAGAGAAGGGATCCAGGGTAACAGAAGATGAGTGTGATCATCCACAAACTTACACAGGAAGAGGGATCTTCAACCCTGGGAAGGATCTAACATACAGGGCCCACCCATCTGAAGGAATGGAACCATCAAGCAAGTGTCCACCAGGGAGCAGAGGGAAAGACAACTTCCACCTGAGAATTATCTGAGGCACACTCCAGTGACCTGCTAACATGCCTCTGAGCTTCAGAGAGCTACTTCACTTGTCCTTTCATCTATACCTCTCCTCATCGGCTAGGGCCAAGTAAGAAAATAATAtgctctccttcctcccacaATCTCTTCCTTTGCTCTTGTTCTCTGCATCATCTAGATTTTAATAGAAGGCAACCCCTGGGCCTTAAGAGATGCCAATGGTTTGCCCGGCATCAAACAGTTATATACTTTGGAgactatgaattttttttttttggtgatgaagactagctctgagctaacatctgttgccaatcctctttttgctgagtaaggttggccctgggctaacatccacgcccatcttcctctactttatatgtgggatgcctgcaacagcaaggcctgacaagcagtacacagggccgcgcccaggatccgaacctgcaaaaccagggccgccaaagcgaagccaccaggcaggcccccaagagattatgaattttaaatagtttaagataaaaattttttCAAGTCTCAATTGGCTTTAAAAAGATGGAGTCCTAAAGAGTTCATCATGTCAAACAACATTCATACTTACATGTTTTGGAGGGGCATTCTAGTAATATAAGAGTAATATCTAACACTTGCTGAGTACTTGCAAAGTGCCAGGTAGTGGTCTAAGGCTTCACTGTCCCATATGGCAACCACGAGCCACTGTAGCTACTGAGTAACTAGTTATGTGTGGCTTTCAGCCTAagactttctagaaaagaaaactaatgaactagaaataacattataaatgcattttgaagttaTATGGGATTCATAATGTTTAAGCTACCATAGCCAGGTTAACTTATTATCgtattaaaattttaacaaactGGACAACACTATTAAAatgtggtaatttttttttaatttttacttttcaataaaattaatactTGCTACAGTCTTGCcagaaattataaattaattgCTCAGGGTTAACAAGAAAGGGACTTTTCTattgaatttataaaatatttagtttggaagaaacaatttttatctttttcttcattatttattatCATACAGCATTCAAGGCTAACATCGCTGTCTTAAGACATCAAATCTGAGAAATCTATCTATGGCAAGTTTTAAAAAGTGCATTAGTCAAGgtacaatttaaatattaatatacacATATTCCATAACTCAAATCTATTTAACATGAATTAgcctttctgttaattttttccccctaCAATAGGGCCTGACTTTATAGAACAGAGGTTCTCAAATGGGGGTGACCGTGCCctccaggagacatttggcatcTGGTGTCATTGTAGCTGTCATGGGGGAGCTCTCTGGATGCTAATGGCATTCAGGCAGTAGaacccagggatgctgctaaacatcctgcaatgcacaggatgaaccccaacaacaaagaattatccagcccaaatggCAACAGTACCAAGGTTAAGAAACCCTGTTGTAGAGTATGACCCAGTCAActcaattttcattttacaaCTAGTCTGCCTGTCCACTGTAATTCTGAAAACAGACTTTGCTAATTCACAGACTGTTTAAAAGATTGAATCTACCAATATCATTACCAAAAGCAATGTCTGACTTTAAGTATCAAAATGATACTTCCAGAATGACTAAACCACAAAACCAACTTAGAATGATAGAAATCAGGATATATACCACTTAAGATCCCTTGAACCTGCTCTACTAGTTTAATCTGTCAATATGGAAAGGTAATATAGATTGTTTCAAAGTAGCTAAGCAGATAGTTTCCATTGCACATTTTTCTAGACTATGATAAAAATTTAATGATATATAAAGCAAAGCGCAAAGAGCCTGGAAAGAGCAGAGTGCTCCACAAGTGTTCTGAAAATGTTTATCACAACATATCAAAAACGAAGAGCTTCACTTATTTGTTCAAATTTGTCAGGCCCATAAATTTAGACAGGTTAAATTAAGTTTTTTTGCTCTCTCTTTTACATTAACCTCTCCTAAATGTCTTTTACAAATAGCAGTGCACACATACAGGTTATGTGATATAAAATTAAGAAGTTGGTTGTATTTTCCACACAAATACTAGTTGTAAAGTATCCATGTTTCAAACGAGAGTTCTCCTAATGGGGAACCAaagtaaaaaaaatctttctaagtTTACTAAGTACAGAAATTTTTCAGTACTTCACTAATCATTTATCTCCACATTCACATTCTATGTATTTTATCATGGTCAACAAACTGATTCAAATGATTTAAGTTATCCCACCATTTAAAGAGAAAAGTCTCTGCAATAATTTTAAACCATGGAGTTATCCTAATTTCACCACTGGCTGCCTTTTCCAGAAGTTCTTCAAGTTCTTCCTTTGACACGTAACAATAACTTTTAATCTCATTGGGATCTGGATTCAAAGTTAcattcttcctcacaaacaaaatatagtcaaTTTCATGTTCTCCCCAGATACCATCAGATTGAGCCTTGTAGTGAATTCGTGTTAGATAATTAATCTCTTCTGGAGGAACctaggaggaaaataaaacaaaaacatcaacaacaaaataagTAATCTAAATTAACCCACCACATTTCAGTAACATCTTGAACAACAGAACTATAGTTTTAGAattagaacttttaaaatattaatctcCTATTGATGATACAGAGAAATCATTATTACATAGTTTCAAGTGTCTGAACTTTTTTTCCATAGGACCAAAAATAATTtgactttattcatttatattttttaaaaaagcagtcaCTCAAACTAGAAGTGTGACTTCATATCTTAATATTACATTTTGAGTAACATTAAGTAATTTGATTTAATATTACTATCTCCTTCATATTTTAATATTActttttgggagaaaaaaattttaccACTTTAACAAGATGAGAGATACTTTATTCATTCGGGTCTTATTTAAAGGGGACAATaccaggggagaaaaaaaaaaagattatttcaatTTACCCAATCAGATTTGTAGTTAATATTCGTAAGGTATTCCACAAGAAAATATTCATCTTTGATCTGATCAATTATAAAAATAGTCTACTTTATATACTGGTTAACAGATCAATCTACTTTAGCACTGACCAAATTCTGACATgtaatattaagaaataaaagttCAAATAATCTTTATTCAAGGTGCTGTCTGGGGCTAATAACTCGAGGTTACAAAGCAGAGACCTATAGCTGaatttaaaactttattaaaaacgTTTTAACGGGGCCAGCCTgtggcgcagaggttaagtgcactcgctctgctgctggcagccccggattcggatcccaggcgcgcaccagccgcaccgcttgtcaggccatgctgtggcggggtcccatgtaaagtggaggaagatgggcatggatgttagcccagggccagtctacctcagcaaaagagaaggattggtagatgttagcacagggctgatcttcctcacaaaaacaaacaaacaaaaaagttttaATGTATGTTTAGATATCTAAACAAGATTTCAGTTTGTATGGTTGTGCAGGTTACCTCTTCCATGGGAATTCCTAACTCAGCCTTTAAACGCCTCTGTGCTGCTCGTCTTACTCCAATTGCATCATTTTCTTCACACTCTCTTGGATTACTTAATGGATGACTACAACAAGTATTGGTAAAACAACCTGGAACGTGTTAATATACACAGAGATTAATTTTTCTTCAAAGGAGGTCTAaagatcaggttttttttttaaagttttaaaagtaacagaaaaataaacaaaatgatactTGAGGATTTCTAAATCAATTACAATGGCCATCTGTAATTATCTTGTGAAAGACATGTGTAGATAAGTTCTTTATTAATGTCTTTCTAACCAAAGAGATCAAAATGTGTatgatacagatttttaaaaaattataaatatatgtgcatatatacacaccTAGCAGTTCTTATCCTTTATTGCTGTTTTATTAGGTTGCACTCATTGTATAAGCTTCTTTTATGTAGAATATGAAATTATGGTATTCACAGGATTTCCCTTTTTGATCCTGGCTACCAGGAAGTTCCACGTGGCAGAGTCAAATTAACTACAGGTCCCAAGAAAATACTGTATA includes:
- the IDI1 gene encoding isopentenyl-diphosphate Delta-isomerase 1 — its product is MPEIDTDQLDRQQVQLLAEMCILIDENDHQIGAETKKNCHLNENIKTGLLHRAFSVFLFNTENKLLLQQRSDAKITFPGCFTNTCCSHPLSNPRECEENDAIGVRRAAQRRLKAELGIPMEEVPPEEINYLTRIHYKAQSDGIWGEHEIDYILFVRKNVTLNPDPNEIKSYCYVSKEELEELLEKAASGEIRITPWFKIIAETFLFKWWDNLNHLNQFVDHDKIHRM